The Winogradskyella schleiferi genome has a window encoding:
- a CDS encoding urease accessory protein UreH domain-containing protein, with protein sequence MITTLFSAILASILHVISGPDHLAAVTPLAISSQRKGWKIGLVWGFGHLIGMLLIGVLFLLFKEVIPIETISGYSEQLVALVLIAVGLWAFYRIFNEKKKHTHPHTHSDGHTHIHTYSTKSDEHTHKKQLKQNIVSSLSIGFIHGLAGVAHFILLLPVLAFETKVEGIQYIVGFAIGTVLAMTVYALILGNIARYSKDANHPLFFKGIRFAGGLFAVVIGIYWLFLTF encoded by the coding sequence TTGATTACAACATTATTTTCAGCCATACTAGCCTCAATTCTTCACGTTATTTCTGGTCCTGACCATCTTGCTGCTGTCACACCTCTTGCAATTTCCTCACAAAGAAAAGGATGGAAAATAGGACTAGTTTGGGGTTTTGGACATTTAATTGGAATGTTACTAATAGGAGTATTATTCTTACTATTTAAAGAAGTTATTCCTATCGAAACTATTTCTGGTTATAGTGAGCAACTGGTCGCATTAGTGCTAATTGCTGTTGGTCTATGGGCATTCTATCGCATTTTTAATGAAAAGAAAAAGCATACGCATCCACATACGCACAGCGATGGTCATACACATATTCACACCTATTCAACAAAAAGTGATGAACATACTCATAAAAAACAACTCAAGCAGAATATAGTATCATCTCTTAGTATCGGTTTTATTCACGGTTTGGCTGGTGTAGCACACTTTATTCTATTGCTTCCTGTACTAGCTTTTGAAACAAAAGTTGAGGGTATTCAATATATCGTAGGATTTGCAATTGGTACTGTACTCGCTATGACTGTGTACGCATTGATATTAGGTAATATTGCACGTTATTCAAAAGATGCAAATCATCCTTTATTTTTTAAAGGTATTCGGTTTGCAGGAGGCTTATTTGCTGTGGTTATAGGAATATATTGGTTATTTCTCACTTTTTAA
- a CDS encoding NHL repeat-containing protein → MDFKTLGDQVTNGRLFRGSKQNPFLAPRGVFVAKNKLFVSDTGQNRVFIWNTIPTSEFQEPDIILGQLDVSDSGRNAGGNVSSTTLQYPSGIWSDGEKLIVADAWNHRVLIWNAIPTENAQPADVVLGQPNFDANLPNVKGIGNDPSAKSFNWPYGLFSDGKSLWIADTGNRRILFYNTIPTENYTEADEVIGKQSFTTRDYNNDEPIWPYSIKINSKGQMAVADTQFYRVLIWDKKEDALSKPADVIIGQDDFDACGQNQFRLAPEANTLNWTYDACFYKEGILVNDTGNSRILKFNKIPNENNVSAETVIGREDFKTSSEFKGNMHGTKSAIYWPFSITTEGDTLFIADTGNHRLVICELKSEK, encoded by the coding sequence ATGGATTTTAAAACACTGGGAGACCAAGTTACTAATGGACGTTTGTTTAGAGGTTCAAAACAAAACCCTTTTTTAGCACCGAGAGGTGTTTTTGTAGCAAAGAACAAACTTTTTGTATCAGACACTGGACAAAATCGTGTTTTTATTTGGAATACAATCCCTACTTCAGAATTTCAAGAACCAGACATTATTTTAGGGCAATTAGACGTTTCAGATAGTGGAAGAAACGCTGGAGGCAATGTTTCGTCTACCACATTGCAATATCCTTCTGGAATATGGAGTGATGGCGAAAAATTAATTGTTGCAGATGCCTGGAATCACAGAGTGCTTATTTGGAATGCGATTCCTACAGAAAATGCACAACCTGCTGATGTGGTTTTAGGTCAACCAAATTTTGACGCCAATTTACCCAATGTAAAAGGGATAGGGAACGACCCAAGTGCAAAGTCGTTTAACTGGCCTTACGGACTGTTTTCTGACGGTAAAAGCCTTTGGATTGCTGACACTGGAAATAGACGCATCTTATTTTATAATACTATTCCGACCGAAAATTACACCGAAGCCGATGAAGTAATTGGTAAACAATCATTTACAACACGAGACTACAATAATGACGAGCCTATTTGGCCTTATTCCATTAAAATAAATAGCAAAGGTCAAATGGCGGTTGCAGACACGCAATTCTATCGTGTACTCATCTGGGATAAAAAAGAAGATGCACTTTCAAAACCTGCTGATGTTATTATTGGTCAAGATGATTTTGATGCTTGTGGGCAGAATCAATTTAGACTAGCGCCAGAAGCAAACACGCTCAATTGGACTTATGATGCTTGTTTTTATAAAGAGGGTATTTTAGTAAATGATACTGGCAATAGCCGAATTTTAAAGTTTAACAAAATTCCAAATGAAAATAACGTTTCCGCGGAAACAGTAATTGGACGTGAAGATTTTAAAACAAGTAGTGAGTTTAAAGGGAATATGCACGGAACGAAAAGCGCTATTTATTGGCCGTTTTCCATTACAACCGAAGGTGATACTTTATTCATTGCAGATACCGGAAACCACAGGCTTGTTATCTGTGAATTAAAAAGTGAGAAATAA
- the hypE gene encoding hydrogenase expression/formation protein HypE: MSDSKKLRMQLQCPMPKLDFDVITLGHGSGGTLTNKLLDSGVFDLLSNDILDERHDGAFLEMNGKMAFSTDSFLVSPIFFPGGNIGELAVNGTVNDLAMCGAIPKYLSLSFIIEEGLKMTEFWEILVAIKYACEKAGVKVVTGDTKVVEKGKGDKIFVNTSGVGSIHPKANISEKNIKVGDKIIVSGNIATHGMAIMSVREGLEFDSTIESDTMNLNHTIINLIEQFGEDIHLLTDPTRGGVATVLKEIALSSNIGIDIAQRDLPINDQVASACELLGLDPLYVANEGLFLSFVDASIADAFIETLQKDENGTHAKIIGTVVEEHPKQVIMESAIGGKRVVSMLPGEQLPRIC, translated from the coding sequence ATGTCGGATTCAAAAAAATTACGAATGCAATTGCAATGCCCAATGCCAAAGTTAGACTTTGATGTTATAACACTTGGTCATGGTAGTGGAGGCACATTAACAAATAAACTACTCGATTCTGGAGTTTTCGATTTATTAAGTAATGATATTCTTGATGAAAGACATGATGGTGCTTTCCTAGAAATGAATGGAAAAATGGCATTCTCTACAGATAGTTTTTTAGTCTCACCTATTTTTTTTCCTGGCGGAAATATTGGAGAATTAGCGGTTAACGGAACAGTTAACGATTTGGCTATGTGTGGTGCTATTCCTAAATATTTATCCTTAAGTTTTATTATTGAAGAAGGACTTAAAATGACTGAATTTTGGGAGATTTTAGTAGCTATTAAATATGCTTGTGAAAAAGCAGGTGTTAAAGTTGTTACTGGAGATACTAAAGTTGTAGAAAAAGGAAAAGGAGATAAAATATTCGTTAATACTTCAGGTGTTGGTAGTATCCATCCTAAAGCAAATATTAGTGAAAAGAATATAAAGGTTGGTGATAAAATTATTGTAAGTGGTAATATAGCGACACACGGAATGGCAATTATGTCTGTACGTGAAGGACTAGAGTTTGATTCTACAATTGAAAGTGATACCATGAATTTAAACCACACAATTATAAATTTAATCGAACAGTTTGGTGAAGATATTCATCTACTTACAGATCCAACTCGTGGTGGTGTTGCAACTGTTTTAAAAGAAATTGCATTGTCTTCCAATATTGGTATTGATATAGCGCAACGCGATTTACCAATAAACGATCAAGTGGCAAGTGCATGTGAGCTATTAGGTTTAGATCCATTATATGTTGCTAATGAAGGCTTATTTTTAAGTTTTGTAGACGCTTCTATTGCTGATGCGTTTATAGAAACACTACAAAAAGATGAAAACGGTACACACGCAAAAATTATAGGAACTGTTGTTGAAGAACATCCTAAACAAGTTATCATGGAAAGCGCTATTGGCGGAAAACGTGTGGTAAGTATGCTTCCTGGAGAACAATTACCAAGAATCTGTTAA
- the hypD gene encoding hydrogenase formation protein HypD — protein MKYMKEYRDPELAKEYLEEIKKTVTQPWSIMEVCGGQTHSLVKNGIIDMLPKEVTMIHGPGCPVCVTSLSLIDKAIHLALNENVILCSFGDMLRVPGSKINLLEAKAKGADIRILYSPLEAVRIAEDNPDREVVFFAVGFETTAPANALSVIHAHRRKVSNYSILASHVLVPPAIKAVIDDEESKIDGFLAAGHVCTIMGNSEYYPISQEHKVPIVVTGFEPLDVLQGILMVLRQLEADKAEVENQYSRIVREEGNIEAQKIISDVFEIKNQVWRGIGEIPESGYAVREKYANFDANKKFSITIEEAPEHPDCISGQIMKGIKKPFECAQFGKKCKPSFPLGAPMVSSEGACAAYYHFSGLIEA, from the coding sequence ATGAAGTATATGAAAGAATACCGAGATCCTGAATTAGCAAAGGAGTATCTCGAAGAAATAAAGAAAACCGTTACACAACCTTGGTCTATTATGGAAGTTTGTGGCGGACAAACACATAGCTTAGTAAAAAACGGAATTATAGATATGTTACCAAAAGAGGTTACTATGATTCACGGTCCAGGTTGTCCTGTTTGCGTAACATCTTTAAGTTTAATAGACAAAGCCATTCATTTAGCACTAAATGAAAATGTTATTTTATGCTCCTTTGGAGATATGTTGCGTGTTCCTGGTTCAAAAATTAATTTATTAGAAGCAAAAGCAAAAGGTGCAGATATTCGTATTTTATATTCACCTTTAGAAGCTGTAAGAATTGCTGAAGATAATCCTGATAGAGAAGTTGTATTTTTTGCTGTAGGTTTTGAAACTACTGCACCAGCAAATGCATTATCAGTAATTCATGCGCACAGAAGAAAAGTAAGCAATTATTCTATTTTAGCTTCTCACGTATTAGTGCCACCTGCAATAAAGGCGGTTATTGATGATGAAGAAAGCAAAATTGATGGTTTCCTAGCTGCAGGTCATGTGTGTACTATTATGGGAAATTCAGAATACTATCCTATATCACAAGAACATAAAGTACCAATAGTCGTTACAGGTTTTGAACCTTTAGATGTCCTTCAAGGTATCTTGATGGTGCTTCGTCAATTAGAAGCAGATAAAGCTGAAGTTGAAAATCAATATTCAAGAATAGTAAGAGAAGAAGGTAATATTGAAGCACAAAAAATCATTTCGGATGTTTTTGAAATTAAAAACCAAGTTTGGAGAGGTATTGGTGAGATTCCTGAAAGCGGTTACGCTGTAAGAGAAAAATACGCCAATTTCGATGCCAATAAAAAGTTTTCTATCACTATTGAAGAAGCGCCAGAACATCCAGATTGTATTTCTGGTCAAATAATGAAAGGTATTAAAAAACCTTTTGAGTGTGCTCAGTTTGGTAAAAAATGTAAACCTTCATTTCCTCTTGGAGCACCAATGGTAAGTAGTGAAGGTGCTTGCGCAGCTTACTATCATTTCTCTGGCTTAATTGAAGCTTAA
- a CDS encoding HypC/HybG/HupF family hydrogenase formation chaperone, with translation MCLAIPGKIKSIELQYGGALRMATVNFGGITKEASLEMLPSADIGDYVLVHVGVAISKVDEEEAKKTFKYLKEIGELGDLVDVDNYIPEDTVSGEISLDEVTKN, from the coding sequence ATGTGTTTAGCAATCCCTGGAAAAATAAAAAGTATTGAACTGCAATATGGTGGTGCATTACGAATGGCAACAGTTAATTTTGGAGGTATTACCAAAGAAGCTAGTTTAGAGATGTTGCCATCTGCAGATATTGGAGATTATGTGTTGGTTCACGTAGGTGTTGCCATAAGTAAAGTAGATGAAGAAGAAGCTAAAAAAACCTTTAAATACCTTAAAGAAATTGGGGAATTGGGAGATTTGGTTGATGTAGATAATTACATACCTGAAGACACAGTTTCTGGAGAAATTTCATTAGATGAAGTAACAAAAAACTAG
- the hypF gene encoding carbamoyltransferase HypF, whose product MHIKTFKIQIKGRVQGVGFRPFIFNLANQYQLKGTVSNNENGVIIYCNASKEKAEAFLVNILQDKPEVAIITSHTIIEASNVEYVDFTIIPSESNAQINIPLTPDFAVCQSCKTDISNLENRRFNYAFTTCVHCGPRYAITTKFPFERAHTSIADFKMCSDCGEEYANPNDRRFHSQTNSCSTCGIQLRLTNNLGRATKSDSISKVSQLLSEGKIIAIKNTNGYVLCCDASNPQTIKELRKRKKRPNKPFAVLYPSIELIKKEFELSSYEQVALQSRVAPIVILQNTKNISVSVNAIAPNLNQTGVMLPSSSLLQLIIKTLNKPIVCTSGNSHGSPIISIEKEANKNLKDIADYFLHHNLDIQFPQDDSVVRFASEQQIILRRSRGLAPNYIDIKIKSKAPVLAMGAHLKSTFTFVPNEQTYVSQYFGNLDSYEVLERYKATINQYVHLFETKPKTILIDKHLQYQSSSLGNEFALGWNTSIQEIQHHKAHFTSVLGEHNLFTSKEKILGVVWDGTGLGEDNAIWGGEFFAYQNNEIERLSHFEYYDWLANDKMAKEPRLALFSLLDDYNKEIIKHKFSETEWSIYSKTIKSNSLKTSSVGRLFDAVASALDILDINTFEAEAPMLLENCANTYSKSYYIDFLHKKEYDEVPSKLIINAILKAHREGFCKERLVYSFIYTLAKSIIKMAKKYEFKIIACSGGVFQNALLVSILSQIAKKEDINLKFNCKLSSNDENISFGQLMYQQHIKN is encoded by the coding sequence TTGCATATAAAGACATTTAAAATACAAATAAAAGGACGTGTTCAAGGTGTTGGATTCCGTCCTTTTATATTTAATTTGGCAAACCAATACCAATTAAAAGGAACGGTTTCAAACAACGAAAATGGTGTCATTATTTATTGTAATGCTTCTAAAGAAAAGGCTGAAGCATTTTTAGTAAATATACTTCAGGATAAACCTGAAGTTGCAATAATAACCTCACATACAATTATTGAAGCTTCTAATGTTGAATATGTCGATTTTACAATTATTCCTTCTGAATCAAATGCGCAAATCAACATACCATTAACACCAGACTTTGCAGTTTGTCAATCCTGTAAAACGGATATTTCAAATTTAGAAAATAGACGATTTAATTACGCCTTTACAACCTGTGTGCATTGCGGACCACGTTATGCAATTACCACAAAATTTCCTTTTGAAAGAGCACATACTTCAATAGCTGATTTTAAAATGTGTAGTGATTGTGGTGAAGAATATGCTAATCCAAATGACAGGCGATTTCATTCTCAAACCAATTCTTGTTCAACTTGTGGTATCCAATTACGCTTAACAAACAATTTAGGAAGAGCTACTAAAAGCGATAGTATTAGTAAGGTGTCTCAATTGCTTTCCGAAGGAAAAATTATAGCTATTAAAAATACCAACGGTTATGTTTTATGTTGTGATGCTTCAAATCCTCAAACTATTAAAGAATTAAGAAAACGAAAAAAAAGACCCAATAAACCATTTGCAGTATTATATCCTTCAATTGAATTAATTAAAAAAGAATTTGAATTATCGTCTTACGAGCAGGTAGCTTTACAGTCTAGAGTTGCACCAATTGTAATTCTTCAAAACACTAAAAACATAAGTGTTTCTGTAAATGCTATAGCACCAAATTTAAACCAAACTGGTGTGATGCTTCCGTCGTCAAGTCTTTTACAGTTGATTATAAAAACCTTAAACAAACCAATAGTTTGCACAAGTGGTAATAGTCACGGTTCGCCAATTATTTCAATAGAGAAAGAAGCAAATAAAAACTTAAAGGACATTGCTGATTATTTTTTACATCACAATCTCGATATTCAGTTTCCGCAAGATGATTCTGTGGTTAGATTTGCCAGCGAACAACAAATTATATTAAGACGCTCTAGAGGTTTAGCACCAAATTATATTGATATAAAAATCAAGTCTAAAGCACCTGTTTTGGCTATGGGAGCGCATTTAAAAAGTACTTTTACATTTGTGCCTAATGAACAAACGTATGTGAGTCAATACTTTGGAAACTTAGATAGTTACGAGGTTTTAGAACGTTACAAGGCAACTATTAATCAGTATGTACATTTGTTTGAAACAAAACCAAAAACTATTCTTATTGATAAGCATTTGCAATACCAAAGCAGTAGTCTTGGAAATGAATTTGCTTTAGGATGGAACACTAGTATTCAGGAAATTCAACATCATAAAGCACATTTTACAAGTGTATTAGGTGAACATAATCTATTTACTTCTAAAGAGAAAATATTAGGTGTCGTTTGGGATGGAACTGGTTTAGGTGAAGATAATGCTATTTGGGGAGGTGAGTTTTTTGCTTATCAAAATAATGAAATAGAACGATTATCTCACTTTGAATATTACGATTGGTTAGCTAATGATAAAATGGCGAAAGAGCCACGATTAGCATTATTTAGTCTTTTAGATGATTATAATAAAGAAATTATTAAGCATAAATTTTCTGAAACTGAATGGAGCATCTATTCAAAAACAATTAAATCAAATAGTTTAAAAACATCATCTGTTGGAAGACTATTTGATGCGGTAGCTTCCGCATTAGATATTTTAGATATAAATACATTTGAAGCTGAAGCACCTATGCTACTTGAAAATTGCGCAAATACTTATTCTAAAAGTTATTATATCGATTTTTTGCATAAAAAAGAATACGATGAAGTACCTTCAAAACTGATTATTAACGCCATATTAAAAGCACATAGAGAAGGCTTTTGCAAAGAGCGATTAGTCTATAGTTTTATTTACACTTTAGCTAAATCAATAATTAAAATGGCTAAAAAATACGAGTTTAAAATTATAGCTTGTAGTGGTGGTGTATTTCAGAATGCTTTATTGGTTTCAATATTAAGTCAAATAGCGAAAAAAGAAGATATTAATTTAAAATTTAATTGTAAATTGTCTAGCAATGACGAGAATATATCATTTGGACAATTGATGTATCAACAACATATAAAAAATTAA
- the hypB gene encoding hydrogenase nickel incorporation protein HypB — protein sequence MSIEKSTKAARGTVQCENTNLNLLKANDYVADIIKAEMSKNKTLLINITSSAGSGKTTLMQQTAERLKDKLTMAVMVGDLETERDAIRIRETGIQALQIVTGGICHLEAQMIHQVLPEYKLEDIDLLFIENVGNLVCPASFDLGEDFRVTLMATTEGDDKPKKYPRMFLTSDMMLVSKSDLLPYVPFSVEAVTKDAREVNHELEVIQISSINGEGMDAWCDWLLDKVKAKKED from the coding sequence ATGAGTATAGAAAAATCTACTAAAGCCGCTCGTGGTACAGTACAATGTGAGAATACGAATCTAAACTTGCTAAAAGCAAACGACTATGTTGCAGATATTATTAAAGCAGAAATGTCTAAAAACAAAACGCTTTTAATAAATATTACCTCTTCCGCAGGAAGTGGAAAAACCACATTAATGCAACAAACGGCAGAACGATTAAAAGACAAATTAACTATGGCTGTAATGGTTGGTGATTTGGAAACAGAACGAGATGCTATTCGTATTCGTGAAACTGGTATCCAAGCATTACAAATTGTAACTGGAGGTATTTGCCACCTCGAAGCACAAATGATTCATCAGGTTTTACCAGAATATAAATTGGAAGATATTGATTTGCTCTTTATTGAAAACGTTGGAAACCTTGTGTGTCCTGCATCTTTCGATTTAGGTGAAGATTTTAGAGTAACGCTTATGGCAACAACTGAAGGTGATGATAAACCAAAAAAATATCCAAGAATGTTTTTAACAAGCGATATGATGTTGGTTTCAAAATCAGACTTATTGCCTTATGTTCCTTTCTCAGTGGAAGCAGTAACAAAAGATGCACGTGAAGTCAATCACGAACTTGAAGTGATACAAATATCTTCTATTAATGGAGAAGGAATGGATGCTTGGTGCGACTGGTTATTAGATAAAGTAAAAGCTAAAAAAGAAGACTGA
- a CDS encoding hydrogenase maturation nickel metallochaperone HypA/HybF has protein sequence MHETSIINGIYRTLKQEFEAEKLNKMTGIYVRVGILSNIEPRLLMNAYEASHMTNPSFQNVKLNIEMLALKIQCERCNHITDVKQYRFLCDKCQIPSKNVIQGEEMLIHKVEFDD, from the coding sequence ATGCACGAAACGTCTATAATAAATGGTATATACAGAACTCTTAAGCAAGAGTTTGAAGCAGAGAAACTTAATAAAATGACAGGTATTTACGTAAGAGTAGGCATATTGTCAAATATAGAGCCTCGACTTTTAATGAATGCATACGAAGCATCTCATATGACTAATCCAAGTTTTCAAAATGTAAAGCTCAACATAGAAATGTTAGCGCTTAAAATACAATGCGAAAGATGTAATCATATTACCGATGTAAAGCAGTATCGCTTTTTATGTGATAAGTGCCAGATACCCAGTAAAAATGTTATTCAAGGTGAGGAAATGTTAATACACAAAGTAGAATTTGATGATTAA
- a CDS encoding hydrogenase maturation protease, producing the protein MKTAVMGFGNPVRSDDGIGMYVIEELQKIIGDNDAVNIFDMGTAAFEVLFGLKGHDKILMVDAVINTDEPIGTLFKVPAEEVLRAPQDDPMVFLHGMKWDQALSYSKKILGDDYPEDIQVYLIAVENTKLDTVLSEEVKQAGDKVVNHILEDLNLAKV; encoded by the coding sequence ATGAAAACAGCAGTAATGGGTTTTGGAAATCCTGTAAGAAGTGATGATGGTATTGGAATGTACGTCATTGAAGAATTACAAAAAATAATAGGAGATAATGATGCTGTAAATATTTTTGATATGGGCACTGCTGCTTTTGAAGTGCTTTTTGGTCTTAAAGGACACGATAAAATTTTGATGGTAGATGCTGTTATAAATACAGATGAACCAATTGGAACATTATTTAAAGTACCTGCAGAAGAAGTATTAAGAGCGCCACAAGACGATCCTATGGTATTCTTACATGGTATGAAGTGGGATCAAGCATTGTCGTACTCTAAAAAAATATTGGGAGATGATTATCCTGAAGACATACAAGTCTATTTAATTGCTGTGGAAAATACGAAGTTAGACACAGTATTAAGCGAAGAGGTAAAACAAGCTGGTGATAAAGTAGTAAATCATATTTTAGAAGACTTAAACCTTGCAAAAGTATAG
- a CDS encoding nickel-dependent hydrogenase large subunit has protein sequence MSVKELNISPVGRVEGDLDVKVYIDNGKVTRAHTQAAMFRGFEKIMEGKDPQSGLIVTPRICGICGGSHLYCASSALDTAWGTKLSPNALLLRAIGQATETIQSIPRWFYAIFATDLANKKYADQPLYKEVVERWSAYVGTTFQKGLTASGLPVQVYALFGGQWPHSSYMVPGGVMCAPTLKDITRAHSIMTQFKNDWLETIWLGCSIERYLEIKSWDDMLAWVEENDSHKNSDLGLLIRAGIEFGLDKFGQGVGKFLATGTYLHKDRYNNPTIEGRNDALISSSGFFDGENYHEFDHMKVSEHVKHSWYDNQEDGLHPWDEPLPTPAKSQPLHHTDFDGQYSWSKAPRYDGHAAEAGPLARCIMNANPNNKDHQIQDPLFGDIMKKMGPSVFTRVLARVHEAPRLYKFIDQWLSEIDLDGSFYTKPVEKDGKGFGATEAARGALAHWIEIKDGVIKNYQVMAPTTWNVGPNDAEGNPGPIEAALEGIDIEDPSDPVEVGIVARSFDSCLVCTVHAHDQKSGVELSRFKL, from the coding sequence ATGTCAGTAAAAGAATTAAATATATCACCAGTAGGACGTGTTGAAGGCGATTTAGATGTGAAAGTTTATATCGATAACGGAAAAGTAACACGTGCTCACACTCAAGCAGCAATGTTTAGAGGGTTTGAGAAAATAATGGAAGGCAAAGATCCGCAATCGGGTCTTATCGTAACACCTCGTATATGTGGAATTTGTGGAGGATCACATTTATATTGTGCATCATCTGCATTAGATACTGCTTGGGGAACTAAGTTAAGTCCAAATGCACTTCTTTTAAGAGCTATTGGTCAAGCTACAGAAACTATTCAAAGTATTCCGAGATGGTTTTATGCAATATTCGCGACCGATTTAGCAAATAAAAAGTATGCTGATCAACCTTTATATAAAGAAGTAGTAGAACGTTGGTCTGCATATGTAGGTACAACATTCCAAAAAGGACTAACAGCAAGTGGACTACCAGTTCAAGTATATGCATTGTTTGGCGGTCAATGGCCTCACTCAAGTTATATGGTTCCTGGCGGTGTAATGTGCGCACCTACGCTAAAAGATATTACTAGGGCACACTCAATTATGACGCAATTTAAGAACGACTGGTTAGAGACGATATGGTTAGGTTGTTCTATTGAACGTTATTTAGAGATTAAGTCATGGGATGATATGCTTGCTTGGGTAGAAGAAAATGATTCACATAAAAACAGTGATTTAGGTCTTCTTATAAGAGCAGGAATTGAGTTTGGCTTAGATAAATTCGGTCAAGGTGTTGGTAAATTCTTAGCAACAGGAACATACTTACACAAAGACAGATATAATAATCCAACTATTGAAGGTAGAAATGATGCCTTAATTAGTTCTAGCGGATTCTTTGATGGAGAAAACTATCACGAATTTGATCATATGAAAGTTAGCGAGCATGTAAAACATTCTTGGTACGATAATCAAGAAGATGGTTTACATCCTTGGGATGAACCTTTGCCAACACCTGCAAAGTCCCAACCGTTGCATCATACAGATTTTGATGGTCAATACAGTTGGTCTAAAGCACCAAGATATGATGGTCACGCTGCAGAAGCTGGACCTCTTGCTCGATGTATAATGAATGCAAATCCAAATAACAAAGATCATCAAATTCAAGATCCTTTATTTGGAGATATAATGAAGAAAATGGGGCCAAGTGTATTTACTCGTGTTTTAGCGAGGGTACATGAAGCACCACGTTTATATAAATTTATAGATCAATGGTTGTCTGAAATTGACCTTGACGGATCTTTCTATACAAAACCTGTTGAAAAGGACGGAAAAGGATTTGGGGCAACAGAAGCTGCTCGTGGAGCATTAGCGCATTGGATTGAAATTAAAGATGGTGTAATTAAAAACTATCAAGTAATGGCGCCTACAACGTGGAATGTTGGACCAAATGATGCCGAAGGTAACCCAGGACCTATTGAAGCGGCACTTGAAGGTATTGACATTGAAGATCCTAGTGATCCAGTAGAAGTTGGTATCGTTGCACGATCATTCGATTCTTGTTTGGTTTGTACCGTTCACGCACACGATCAAAAATCTGGAGTAGAATTATCTAGGTTTAAGTTATAA
- a CDS encoding NADH-quinone oxidoreductase subunit B family protein translates to MANVLWLQGGACSGNTMSFLNAEEPTVVELITDFGLNILWHPTTGLQIGDQVQDLLKDILAGKVQMDILVYEGSLIQGPDNTGTMNYFADRPMMDWIKELSEVAGYVVAIGDCATWGGIPAVAPNPSESTGLQFHKKKKGGFLGHDYVSKGGLPVINIPGCPAHPDWITQILVAISVGRIGDVLIDDYHRPKTFFTDFVQDGCTNVTNFAQKVDGGFGTRGGCLFYEVGCRGPMTRASCNNILWNRQSSKTRSNHPCLGCTEPGFPHNDLMKGSVFKTMKHLGVFPKEVPEGRSKLAYYMEAGFQKVMPTNKRITETSK, encoded by the coding sequence ATGGCAAACGTTCTATGGTTACAAGGAGGAGCGTGTAGTGGTAACACTATGTCTTTCCTTAATGCAGAAGAACCAACTGTGGTTGAATTAATCACAGATTTCGGTCTTAATATACTCTGGCATCCAACTACTGGATTGCAAATAGGAGATCAAGTTCAAGATTTATTAAAAGATATTCTTGCAGGAAAAGTTCAAATGGACATTCTTGTATATGAAGGCTCTTTAATTCAAGGTCCAGATAATACTGGTACGATGAATTATTTTGCTGATCGACCAATGATGGATTGGATTAAAGAATTATCTGAAGTAGCAGGTTACGTTGTTGCTATTGGGGATTGTGCAACTTGGGGAGGAATTCCTGCAGTAGCACCAAATCCTAGCGAATCTACTGGATTACAATTTCATAAAAAGAAAAAAGGAGGCTTCTTAGGTCACGATTATGTGTCTAAAGGTGGCTTGCCTGTTATAAATATTCCTGGTTGTCCAGCACATCCAGATTGGATTACTCAAATTCTTGTAGCAATTTCGGTTGGAAGAATTGGAGACGTATTAATTGATGATTACCACAGACCAAAAACATTCTTTACAGATTTTGTACAAGACGGTTGTACTAATGTGACCAATTTTGCTCAAAAAGTAGATGGCGGATTTGGTACACGTGGTGGATGTCTATTCTACGAAGTAGGATGTCGTGGACCAATGACTAGAGCAAGTTGTAATAATATCCTTTGGAATCGTCAGTCAAGTAAAACACGTTCTAACCATCCTTGTTTAGGATGTACAGAACCTGGATTTCCTCACAACGATTTAATGAAAGGTAGCGTCTTTAAGACAATGAAGCATTTAGGTGTATTCCCTAAGGAAGTGCCTGAAGGTCGAAGTAAATTAGCATACTATATGGAAGCAGGTTTCCAAAAAGTAATGCCAACTAATAAAAGAATAACAGAAACTTCTAAATAA